A window from Polaromonas naphthalenivorans CJ2 encodes these proteins:
- a CDS encoding replication initiation protein, protein MASKSIDDQIGLFSTKDVPNAFRKAVQVVHSKPMAPLSLVQRKLLNSWLKNAANTPHDSEGWWAIRIDAVCNEIGFNSNNRSYLKESSEALMRIIFTWDVLAPEEKRARWKASVLFPEVEITRYLIKYQISSQLQAHILKPEMYALIDQAVLRKYRRAASAGIYEHCIRFEKINQTPAIPWQEFRDIILGVSADKKSYKEYKSFKQKVLNPCIAEINAEGAIQIELRETKVGKTVEGVFFKVQKPKLAATSTEDVSADEAKLIGNMVLLGIMHSEAKRMLQQNPASTIEQALAYTNERRASTKAEKLENPAAYFRKALSQRWQASVDIEDAVDKVAPAVRPQKQDIPAMYKASKIDEADEYFQELDGGDQSELISMYNNQQSMKTLLLKSKPTKPSQAAFNQWLMRHLWGDPTPEQYIEFAQNLLNTRSQT, encoded by the coding sequence ATGGCGTCAAAAAGCATAGATGATCAAATTGGACTCTTTTCTACCAAAGATGTACCCAATGCATTTCGCAAAGCCGTTCAGGTTGTGCATTCGAAACCAATGGCGCCACTCTCGCTTGTGCAAAGAAAGTTGCTCAATTCCTGGCTTAAAAATGCCGCTAACACCCCACACGATTCTGAAGGGTGGTGGGCGATCCGAATTGACGCGGTGTGCAATGAGATTGGATTTAATTCCAACAACCGGTCTTATCTAAAGGAAAGTTCCGAAGCGCTGATGAGAATCATCTTCACCTGGGACGTACTTGCCCCTGAAGAAAAGCGAGCCCGATGGAAAGCCTCAGTTCTATTTCCTGAAGTTGAAATCACTCGGTATCTCATCAAGTACCAGATCAGCAGCCAACTTCAAGCTCACATCCTCAAACCCGAGATGTACGCATTAATTGATCAAGCTGTTTTACGTAAATATCGACGAGCAGCATCTGCGGGAATTTATGAGCACTGCATTCGTTTTGAAAAAATCAACCAGACACCGGCCATTCCATGGCAAGAGTTTCGCGACATTATTTTGGGTGTTTCAGCCGATAAGAAATCTTATAAGGAATACAAGAGTTTCAAGCAAAAAGTATTAAACCCATGCATAGCAGAAATTAACGCTGAAGGCGCTATCCAAATTGAATTGCGAGAAACAAAAGTTGGCAAAACTGTAGAAGGCGTTTTTTTTAAAGTCCAAAAACCCAAACTTGCCGCCACTTCAACTGAGGATGTTTCCGCAGATGAAGCAAAACTCATTGGTAACATGGTCCTATTGGGAATCATGCACTCGGAAGCAAAACGCATGCTTCAACAAAATCCCGCCAGCACTATTGAGCAAGCATTGGCATACACCAATGAGCGACGAGCAAGTACGAAAGCTGAGAAACTGGAAAATCCCGCCGCATATTTCCGCAAAGCACTGTCCCAACGATGGCAAGCATCAGTTGATATAGAAGATGCTGTGGACAAGGTTGCACCAGCAGTAAGACCGCAAAAGCAAGACATACCCGCAATGTACAAGGCCAGCAAGATCGATGAAGCTGATGAATACTTTCAAGAGCTGGATGGTGGTGACCAAAGCGAGTTGATCTCGATGTACAACAATCAGCAAAGCATGAAAACTCTTTTGCTCAAGTCCAAACCCACGAAACCTTCCCAGGCAGCTTTTAATCAATGGTTAATGCGGCACCTCTGGGGTGATCCAACACCAGAGCAATATATCGAGTTCGCGCAAAATTTACTAAATACTCGTTCGCAAACTTAA
- a CDS encoding ParB/RepB/Spo0J family partition protein — protein sequence MSGFKKRIVSSDRVAQVEAAAAGSTLIGDPRLSPSIPESDKVNPNLGASQDVEILKSTYEVGRVYDVPLGEIKSNPFNPRYLYTNTAIDEMATSLTSGGQMMSATGFIDEFGAVVLIEGETRLRGCRAGGLLTLRIEIKTRPNSDAALYEEARTANVERRDQTPLDDAIKWKELLAKKIYPSQSGLAKALKLGEDHVSRVMSLNELPSKVIHAAAENPGLLSLKMLNAIREYFAVKGEESTLELIFEAGKLSLGYRDVVARRKAAEKGPVKRTRSTKEALDFKGVNVELRTFEEDGRLELSLKGLSPEDTEEIRTKIRAVFKKM from the coding sequence ATGTCCGGTTTCAAAAAACGCATCGTTTCAAGCGATCGAGTGGCCCAGGTCGAGGCAGCTGCGGCGGGCTCGACCTTAATTGGTGATCCAAGGCTCTCACCTTCAATACCAGAATCAGACAAGGTCAATCCCAATCTTGGCGCGAGCCAAGATGTCGAGATTCTGAAATCTACTTACGAGGTAGGTCGGGTATATGACGTTCCATTGGGGGAAATTAAATCCAATCCATTCAACCCACGTTACCTTTACACAAATACTGCCATTGATGAAATGGCAACATCACTGACCAGTGGAGGTCAGATGATGTCTGCCACCGGATTCATTGACGAGTTCGGTGCTGTCGTGCTGATAGAAGGTGAAACTCGTTTGCGTGGATGCCGCGCTGGTGGCCTACTAACACTCAGAATAGAAATCAAAACGCGTCCGAATAGTGATGCTGCACTCTACGAAGAAGCGCGAACTGCGAACGTCGAAAGGCGAGATCAAACGCCACTGGATGATGCCATTAAATGGAAAGAGCTTTTAGCAAAGAAGATATATCCATCGCAATCTGGTTTAGCAAAGGCATTGAAATTAGGTGAAGATCATGTGAGCAGGGTCATGTCATTGAATGAATTACCTTCTAAAGTGATACATGCAGCTGCAGAAAATCCAGGATTGTTGTCTTTGAAAATGCTCAACGCAATCAGGGAATATTTTGCAGTTAAGGGCGAAGAAAGTACCCTGGAACTAATTTTCGAGGCCGGAAAACTTTCGCTTGGCTACCGAGATGTCGTGGCAAGACGGAAGGCCGCAGAGAAAGGGCCAGTTAAACGCACTCGTTCGACAAAAGAGGCGCTTGATTTTAAAGGCGTGAACGTAGAACTCAGGACTTTTGAAGAAGATGGTCGCTTAGAGCTCTCATTGAAAGGCCTATCGCCGGAGGATACGGAGGAGATACGAACCAAGATCCGAGCAGTGTTCAAAAAGATGTGA
- a CDS encoding UvrD-helicase domain-containing protein gives MLITAQQTAISTANLFGVTKVVAYAGTGKTTTLESLAKVQAGQGLSGLSLVFNKSAEQDAKKRFPKEWVTVKTINGLAHGVVSPRYKGKFRGYSLKSIEVIKFMGLAWNWIFAKQVLDTLNFWCASDSHEFPKTAMSFNGPPVGPPDMLDYAAVVAKQLWERMIDLHDEVPISHDGILKLYQLSQPRLSYPYLMLDEAQDTNPVTWDIMRRQSSPLVIVGDPYQSIYQFRGACNAMTDAQAVQTFPLTQSFRFGQYVAEIANALLWGFYAETTPLEGLGPNTRVGPINFLSPHAVISRTNAAIFSQAVIAMQAGQKIGFIGGVQGYNFNKIVDTWYLMDGQTGEIRDPFLKDFHNFEQLAEYAENANDLEVKRTIEAVQTYGASVLQIVPAIHEACVQDLSKAHLTLSTAHKCKGSTLRSVRLADDFPDLLNGQGEMLATEELSRQEVNLYYVVLTRATHELQLNDTMLAFLSSMEMDTDRFRQNAGAAQYAVVPDRPAAPEAAAVPLRRIPKAWLPEGGQMPGAFFDESTCQPTPVVAKPSDMPSRGNQIDLFS, from the coding sequence ATGCTCATTACTGCCCAGCAAACTGCAATCTCAACCGCTAATCTCTTTGGCGTCACCAAAGTGGTTGCTTATGCTGGGACAGGTAAAACGACAACGCTGGAAAGCCTTGCAAAAGTCCAAGCCGGTCAGGGCCTCTCAGGGCTGTCTCTCGTGTTTAACAAAAGCGCAGAGCAGGATGCAAAGAAGCGCTTCCCGAAGGAGTGGGTTACGGTCAAGACCATAAATGGCTTGGCCCACGGGGTTGTATCGCCCAGGTATAAAGGGAAATTTCGTGGTTATTCCCTCAAGTCCATCGAGGTCATCAAGTTTATGGGACTGGCCTGGAACTGGATTTTCGCCAAGCAAGTTCTCGATACGCTGAATTTTTGGTGCGCCTCGGATTCGCACGAATTTCCCAAGACAGCCATGTCATTCAATGGCCCGCCTGTCGGTCCGCCTGACATGCTGGACTATGCGGCTGTAGTGGCCAAGCAATTATGGGAACGCATGATCGACCTGCACGACGAAGTTCCAATCTCCCACGACGGTATCTTGAAGCTCTACCAACTCAGCCAGCCGCGCCTGTCCTATCCGTATTTGATGCTCGATGAGGCCCAGGATACGAACCCGGTGACTTGGGACATCATGCGCCGGCAGAGCAGTCCGCTGGTGATCGTCGGTGACCCCTACCAATCGATTTATCAATTCCGTGGCGCCTGCAACGCCATGACGGATGCCCAGGCGGTGCAGACATTCCCGTTGACGCAAAGCTTCAGGTTTGGGCAATATGTGGCCGAGATTGCCAATGCGCTTCTTTGGGGTTTCTATGCTGAGACCACCCCCCTTGAAGGGCTCGGACCCAACACCAGGGTCGGTCCAATCAATTTTTTGTCTCCGCACGCGGTCATCTCACGGACCAACGCGGCCATCTTCTCGCAAGCTGTTATTGCCATGCAGGCCGGCCAGAAGATTGGCTTCATAGGCGGTGTGCAAGGCTATAACTTCAACAAGATTGTGGACACTTGGTACCTTATGGATGGACAAACGGGCGAAATCCGTGATCCGTTTCTCAAGGACTTTCACAATTTTGAGCAACTGGCCGAGTACGCTGAAAACGCTAATGATCTGGAGGTCAAGCGCACCATTGAAGCGGTCCAGACCTATGGCGCCAGCGTCCTGCAGATCGTGCCGGCGATCCACGAAGCCTGTGTTCAGGACTTGAGCAAGGCCCACCTGACCCTGTCCACGGCCCACAAGTGCAAGGGCTCGACACTGAGGTCGGTTCGGCTGGCCGATGATTTCCCTGACTTGCTCAACGGCCAGGGGGAAATGTTGGCCACAGAGGAACTGAGCAGGCAGGAAGTCAACTTGTACTATGTCGTCTTGACCCGAGCAACGCATGAGTTGCAGCTTAATGACACCATGCTGGCGTTCCTGTCCAGCATGGAGATGGACACAGACCGATTCAGGCAAAACGCCGGTGCTGCGCAGTACGCCGTGGTGCCCGACCGGCCGGCAGCTCCCGAGGCGGCTGCAGTGCCCTTGCGAAGGATTCCAAAGGCTTGGCTGCCTGAAGGCGGGCAAATGCCAGGCGCCTTCTTTGATGAGTCCACATGCCAGCCAACGCCGGTGGTGGCCAAGCCATCTGACATGCCCTCGCGAGGGAATCAGATCGACTTGTTTTCCTGA
- a CDS encoding ATPase, T2SS/T4P/T4SS family: protein MVNLFRKLFLRPALVENQVIASDIAAAVNFRPRKPLKVSVADAMADSEDIPSNIEAFATSVASTNVQHGPFGKSISVETIKDFATLPLLFEGLVNDFQLGSHLGYNVQPALFGGVQGSEAARIAILVNPLYANSDEVVELLSILANPKQHKHEFKLWEHASRVIIPHSLMLSLSRGEIDKNSLSNRRKINSDPKKHSFYVALENIIQWGVRQNASDVHFNLNFNEEHSEVRFTINGRYVAPQMWRMPTQTMFQILSVAWMSGTGGNGPSYDTRVEQQCRIALKIDDKPIMLRWASASTESPGPSVTTRIIKSDANILTLEQLSYLPDQIATYNRAMNAEKGAIILAGVVNSGKSVTIASLMGSLPDYRKKLGIEDPVEILIPGMLQKSINRPLEGDTGKEFDAIAKTAKRFAMNDILIGEIRDKATGMLMVDIVLMGTSVYCTTHTPSALGAFDKLASDMVGVSRDFLSVPGNVKLITYQALLPKLCTCALPLKCITQQGHAEYKASGNDYIKRLQRLYDLDESMLRIGNREGCPKCRHEGLPELNGFKGRTLAAEMVEPDETLLSMVKQADSIGMRRHVAELRGSTRFDDPLMVGKSAMECAVYKMSTGILDPREIEPRFHSFEREEMMRASSKHYAEHVEKQVYTALKKVR from the coding sequence ATGGTGAACCTTTTTAGAAAACTTTTTTTACGACCCGCACTGGTTGAAAATCAAGTTATCGCTTCGGACATTGCAGCAGCCGTCAATTTTCGCCCGCGCAAGCCCCTGAAGGTTTCGGTGGCTGACGCCATGGCCGACAGTGAAGACATCCCTAGCAATATCGAAGCGTTCGCTACTTCCGTAGCTTCTACAAATGTCCAGCACGGGCCATTTGGAAAATCCATTTCCGTGGAAACCATCAAAGACTTTGCAACGCTTCCTCTGTTGTTTGAAGGTCTCGTCAATGACTTCCAGCTCGGCAGTCACCTTGGCTATAACGTCCAGCCCGCACTGTTTGGAGGCGTTCAGGGAAGTGAGGCCGCAAGGATTGCCATCCTCGTCAATCCTTTGTATGCCAACTCGGATGAAGTGGTAGAACTCCTTTCGATCTTGGCAAATCCCAAGCAACACAAGCACGAATTCAAACTCTGGGAACACGCCTCCAGAGTCATCATTCCGCATTCGCTGATGCTCTCGCTAAGCCGCGGGGAAATTGACAAAAACAGCTTGAGCAATCGCAGAAAAATAAATTCCGATCCGAAGAAGCATTCCTTTTACGTCGCGCTGGAAAACATCATCCAGTGGGGAGTGCGGCAAAACGCATCTGACGTTCACTTCAACCTGAACTTCAACGAAGAACACAGCGAGGTCCGCTTCACCATCAACGGCCGTTATGTGGCTCCACAGATGTGGCGCATGCCAACACAAACCATGTTCCAGATTCTGAGCGTTGCCTGGATGTCTGGCACGGGCGGCAATGGGCCTAGCTATGACACGCGCGTCGAGCAGCAATGCCGGATCGCATTGAAAATTGACGATAAGCCGATCATGCTTCGATGGGCCTCAGCATCGACCGAATCGCCTGGCCCCTCCGTCACGACGCGGATCATCAAATCGGATGCCAACATCCTGACGCTTGAGCAACTCTCGTATTTGCCAGACCAGATTGCCACCTACAACCGGGCCATGAATGCCGAGAAGGGCGCGATTATCCTGGCAGGTGTTGTGAACTCCGGCAAATCCGTCACGATCGCGTCCCTCATGGGCAGCCTGCCTGATTACCGAAAAAAGCTGGGCATCGAAGATCCGGTAGAAATCCTGATCCCCGGCATGCTGCAAAAGTCCATCAATCGGCCGCTCGAAGGCGACACGGGCAAGGAATTTGACGCCATCGCAAAAACCGCCAAGCGCTTTGCGATGAATGACATTTTGATCGGTGAAATCCGTGACAAGGCTACCGGAATGCTGATGGTGGACATTGTGCTGATGGGCACATCCGTGTACTGCACGACCCACACACCTTCAGCACTGGGCGCCTTCGACAAGCTAGCGAGCGACATGGTGGGAGTTTCGCGTGACTTTCTCTCGGTTCCGGGAAACGTCAAGCTCATCACATACCAGGCATTGCTGCCCAAGCTGTGTACCTGTGCGCTGCCACTTAAATGCATTACCCAGCAAGGCCATGCAGAGTACAAGGCCTCCGGTAATGACTACATCAAACGGCTACAAAGGCTCTATGACCTGGACGAATCCATGCTGCGCATCGGCAACCGGGAGGGTTGCCCCAAATGCCGGCATGAAGGACTGCCCGAGCTCAATGGCTTTAAAGGAAGAACACTTGCAGCAGAAATGGTGGAGCCTGACGAAACGCTGCTCTCGATGGTCAAGCAGGCCGACAGCATTGGAATGCGGCGCCACGTAGCCGAGTTGCGGGGCAGCACCCGATTTGACGACCCGTTGATGGTAGGAAAGAGCGCAATGGAATGCGCCGTTTACAAAATGTCCACCGGCATCCTGGACCCGCGCGAGATTGAGCCCCGGTTTCATTCGTTCGAACGGGAAGAAATGATGCGTGCGTCTTCGAAGCACTACGCTGAACACGTTGAAAAGCAAGTTTACACAGCACTTAAAAAGGTAAGGTAA
- a CDS encoding type IV secretion system protein: MPHIHPQDGPNKFNNVGHMATIPSIKKATESEKKSVLGTVPGPMAQAAMQVYFERGSLEAIQTHRWRLISISMIVVTVLQSAALALLIPLKTVETIQINRDGQGRVAVANADAQRFTADDGVKQAWVIDWATDLTEINSATWQRSVERASSRSLGVAVDQIRDYLSRTENQPAQLLADKPSYIREFSRQTVNMIDTNVALIRYSLTSRSAPGAPKVVKSYAMTVTLATVKQYSREDVLRNPTGLAVQSFNISEELPK; this comes from the coding sequence ATGCCTCACATTCACCCGCAAGATGGTCCCAACAAATTCAACAATGTTGGACATATGGCAACTATCCCTTCTATAAAAAAAGCGACTGAGAGCGAAAAGAAATCTGTTCTCGGCACGGTGCCCGGTCCGATGGCCCAAGCAGCAATGCAGGTCTATTTCGAGCGTGGATCGCTTGAGGCTATCCAGACGCATCGCTGGAGGCTTATTTCAATTTCCATGATTGTTGTCACCGTCTTGCAATCGGCGGCCCTGGCACTCTTGATACCGCTCAAAACGGTAGAAACCATCCAGATCAACCGGGACGGCCAGGGCAGGGTAGCGGTTGCCAACGCAGATGCCCAGCGGTTTACAGCAGACGACGGCGTCAAGCAGGCATGGGTCATCGATTGGGCGACAGATCTGACTGAGATCAATTCGGCAACCTGGCAAAGAAGCGTCGAGCGAGCTTCGTCCAGATCACTTGGTGTTGCAGTGGATCAGATCAGAGACTATCTGAGCCGCACAGAAAACCAGCCGGCCCAGCTGCTCGCCGACAAACCGAGCTACATCCGTGAATTCAGCCGCCAGACAGTCAACATGATCGATACCAATGTAGCGCTCATCCGCTATTCCTTAACGTCACGCTCGGCACCAGGGGCTCCGAAGGTAGTGAAGTCCTATGCGATGACGGTCACGCTTGCCACGGTCAAGCAGTACTCGCGCGAAGACGTGCTTAGAAACCCGACAGGACTTGCAGTCCAAAGCTTCAATATTTCCGAGGAACTACCAAAATGA
- a CDS encoding type II secretion system F family protein, with product MSQTHDVETVGGKITFSGVLSDIGQFFKIFNDPVASAARKFKKSLPEFYQSTADRIENAKELKYSTMFERDAVRYSKNEDGKPIKTPRGVLSAHWATKIMDSGGDLALTFTGTLPREDIALIRMGQAAGAGALPSTLRDLARISLLISRAKSIFMTSTFMGVLAIVIMLTVMIITPMYTVPMIKKTFVIPPEYIPAIAKKLFAFSDFIESYLLYIVGGVAMLLYGVIWSLPNYVGKYRKKLDQYFIWGLYRDLQGALFLAVLSTMVKKRGNVSDNLMVALQQMANHTTPWRRWHITKMIENMQNLDLSSLDNSTAITNALNTGIMDRESFFFLVDVQDGQGLAIGLQKAGERVEGPTLTSVQKQAKIIAMLLLGAAFGIVGIWVGAHLSTSKAMIDALKSFMSS from the coding sequence ATGAGTCAAACCCATGATGTTGAAACGGTAGGAGGAAAAATAACCTTTTCCGGAGTGCTCTCCGATATTGGTCAGTTTTTTAAAATCTTCAATGACCCGGTTGCTTCAGCTGCCCGAAAGTTCAAGAAAAGCTTGCCCGAGTTTTATCAATCAACAGCCGACCGAATCGAAAATGCGAAAGAGCTTAAATACTCAACCATGTTCGAGCGTGATGCAGTTCGGTATTCCAAAAATGAGGATGGCAAACCGATCAAGACGCCGCGTGGTGTGTTGTCAGCGCATTGGGCAACAAAAATCATGGATAGCGGTGGTGATCTGGCCTTGACCTTTACCGGCACGCTGCCCAGGGAAGACATTGCGCTGATCAGAATGGGGCAAGCGGCTGGTGCGGGCGCCTTGCCTTCGACGCTGCGGGATCTGGCCAGAATTTCACTGTTGATCAGCAGGGCAAAGTCCATATTCATGACTTCGACATTCATGGGCGTCCTAGCCATTGTCATCATGCTTACAGTGATGATCATCACGCCGATGTACACCGTTCCCATGATCAAAAAAACCTTCGTGATACCGCCGGAGTACATACCGGCAATTGCCAAAAAACTTTTCGCGTTTTCTGACTTCATTGAAAGCTACCTCCTTTATATTGTTGGTGGCGTCGCGATGCTTCTCTATGGGGTGATCTGGTCGCTTCCCAATTACGTGGGCAAGTACCGCAAAAAACTTGATCAATACTTTATCTGGGGTTTGTACCGTGATTTGCAGGGTGCTCTGTTTCTGGCCGTGTTGAGTACCATGGTTAAAAAGCGTGGAAATGTCAGTGACAATTTAATGGTTGCATTGCAGCAGATGGCCAACCACACGACTCCTTGGAGGCGCTGGCACATCACGAAAATGATCGAGAACATGCAAAATCTTGATCTTTCATCGCTGGACAACAGCACCGCGATCACGAATGCCTTGAACACGGGCATCATGGACCGTGAATCGTTCTTCTTTCTTGTCGACGTCCAGGATGGGCAGGGTTTAGCCATCGGTTTGCAAAAAGCCGGCGAACGTGTCGAGGGTCCAACGCTCACTTCAGTTCAAAAGCAAGCCAAAATAATTGCAATGTTGTTGCTTGGGGCAGCCTTCGGTATTGTGGGTATATGGGTAGGTGCTCATCTTTCAACTTCAAAAGCAATGATCGACGCGCTCAAGAGCTTTATGTCGTCTTGA
- a CDS encoding lytic transglycosylase domain-containing protein, with product MFKLLKKEPKQSEGTHLLHRVVRSPHTRFFALLGLFLVWQPSANAFCFAEASARYTVNEYILRAIALHESRMNPSLQLVNSNGSVDIGLMGINTVHISPGERLYRAGMTGSMLLDPCTNVMTGAYLLRLKMNRFGNTWTAVGAYHSITDQYNVAYQGRIRASLDKVMRQAQAAVRVDN from the coding sequence ATGTTCAAATTACTGAAAAAAGAGCCGAAACAGAGCGAGGGAACACATCTCCTGCACCGTGTGGTTCGGTCCCCGCATACCCGTTTTTTTGCTCTGCTGGGCCTGTTCCTTGTCTGGCAGCCATCGGCAAATGCCTTTTGCTTTGCCGAGGCCAGCGCACGCTATACAGTCAACGAGTACATCCTGAGGGCCATCGCGCTACATGAGTCGCGGATGAATCCGTCGTTGCAGCTCGTCAATAGCAACGGTTCCGTGGACATTGGACTCATGGGCATCAATACCGTGCATATCAGCCCGGGCGAGCGTCTGTACCGGGCGGGCATGACGGGCTCAATGCTCCTGGACCCCTGCACCAACGTCATGACAGGTGCATACCTGTTGCGTCTCAAGATGAACCGATTTGGCAACACCTGGACGGCTGTTGGCGCCTACCATTCCATCACTGACCAGTACAACGTCGCTTACCAAGGCCGTATCCGCGCTTCACTCGATAAGGTTATGCGGCAGGCTCAAGCTGCTGTAAGAGTGGACAACTAA
- a CDS encoding TrbI/VirB10 family protein: MASNVQPPPLMTDPLNMSAPEELIDPISREQQDEISRQQEAMERGKPTRNLKKLGIVLVGAAVAGYMLYPSLFPPSKEKKTVVVEKSDAHQETPGSIIEQLKSQPKPPPPTVEVSVPPPQVHPTPPAGMSNNPDGASVLTPRQIEANRRETIMASAMEPSDINITLRDQPRKKADSEADGPDSALARALAQQNGILEKSLAQPVEKPQPLAKGSNQDEFLLRTRNASLEEATKLAPARAAAALYQGTIVQVILDRAINTDNPGTARGRVRSDVYDSVTQSILLIPRGSLVILPYLNSMLVGDSRILVAGERLIFPNGKSMSLSGTPAADMQGASGIPADVDNHFYEMFKTSFMVGAASLLLPKSQQNVSISDTVSGGSRTGGSILGTTLYDTIKQISARNASIRPTGSIEVGEPFTLMLSKDIELEPYRGRK, translated from the coding sequence ATGGCCTCGAATGTGCAGCCTCCACCGCTGATGACCGATCCGCTGAACATGTCAGCCCCGGAGGAATTGATCGATCCGATTTCCAGAGAACAACAGGATGAAATCAGCAGACAACAAGAGGCGATGGAGCGCGGCAAGCCAACGCGAAACCTTAAAAAATTAGGCATCGTGCTTGTAGGCGCTGCAGTAGCTGGCTATATGCTTTACCCCTCCTTGTTTCCACCATCTAAGGAAAAAAAAACTGTCGTGGTTGAAAAGTCAGATGCCCATCAGGAAACACCTGGCTCCATCATCGAACAGCTCAAGAGTCAGCCCAAGCCTCCGCCTCCAACTGTAGAGGTTTCTGTCCCGCCTCCACAAGTTCATCCCACCCCTCCGGCCGGAATGTCAAATAACCCGGACGGAGCCAGCGTCTTGACGCCCCGGCAAATCGAGGCCAATCGACGCGAAACCATCATGGCTAGCGCAATGGAGCCGAGCGACATCAACATTACGCTGCGGGATCAACCGAGAAAAAAGGCTGACTCTGAAGCAGACGGTCCGGACTCTGCATTGGCAAGGGCACTGGCGCAACAAAATGGCATCCTTGAAAAATCGCTGGCCCAACCCGTTGAAAAACCTCAACCGCTCGCCAAGGGCAGCAATCAGGACGAGTTTTTACTGCGCACGCGCAACGCCTCGCTAGAGGAAGCAACAAAACTCGCACCCGCAAGAGCTGCAGCGGCTTTGTACCAGGGCACGATTGTGCAAGTCATTCTGGACCGCGCCATCAACACAGACAACCCAGGCACGGCCAGGGGTAGGGTGCGCAGTGACGTTTATGACTCCGTGACCCAGAGCATTTTGCTGATCCCGCGTGGCTCGCTCGTCATCCTTCCCTACCTGAACAGTATGCTGGTCGGCGACTCGCGCATCCTCGTGGCAGGTGAACGGTTGATCTTCCCGAACGGTAAAAGCATGTCGCTGTCTGGCACGCCGGCAGCAGACATGCAAGGCGCCAGCGGCATTCCGGCTGATGTGGACAATCACTTTTATGAGATGTTCAAAACCTCGTTCATGGTCGGCGCAGCATCGTTGCTACTTCCGAAAAGTCAGCAAAACGTGTCCATTTCTGACACGGTATCTGGTGGCAGCAGAACGGGTGGCTCGATTTTGGGAACAACGCTTTACGACACGATCAAGCAGATTTCAGCACGCAATGCCAGCATCAGGCCCACGGGAAGTATCGAAGTGGGTGAGCCTTTCACCTTGATGCTGTCCAAGGACATCGAGCTCGAACCGTACAGGGGCCGCAAGTGA
- a CDS encoding TrbG/VirB9 family P-type conjugative transfer protein — protein MIRFRFHSATTALVTGGLLAMCCQGNAAVSSPPNSAVNGLSVAVPGGLDSRIRVFAYSPDVVYTLPVTVGMHTHIPLGPDEELIEKPKMGETIQWRVSGNQNNIYIKALKADVSTSLTLVTDKRVYQFELVATTRATERIQKAYFVYPDDEEGILLNQQAKTSKRADAAAAEEERKRDQELSPQPISPNNLVFFRVEGNKEYERMHAYDDGRMTFIRMPPGIQDLPALFLVDTDNKLVPINYTVLDRKGHDDRDVLKVERTNPKWLLKIKKSVEVKLTKE, from the coding sequence ATGATTCGCTTTCGCTTTCACTCAGCCACCACTGCACTTGTCACGGGTGGGTTACTGGCCATGTGCTGTCAAGGCAATGCGGCCGTGTCCAGCCCGCCCAACAGCGCAGTCAATGGCCTATCGGTTGCCGTGCCAGGCGGTCTGGACTCGCGAATCCGGGTTTTTGCATATTCTCCCGATGTGGTTTACACGCTGCCGGTGACGGTCGGCATGCACACCCATATCCCTCTCGGGCCGGATGAAGAATTGATCGAAAAGCCCAAGATGGGCGAGACGATTCAATGGCGGGTATCCGGGAACCAGAACAACATTTATATCAAGGCGCTGAAGGCAGATGTCAGCACCTCCCTCACACTGGTCACGGACAAGCGCGTTTACCAGTTCGAGCTCGTCGCGACAACCCGTGCAACGGAGCGGATTCAAAAAGCCTATTTCGTCTATCCGGACGATGAGGAGGGCATCCTGCTCAACCAGCAAGCCAAAACCAGCAAGCGAGCGGACGCGGCGGCCGCAGAAGAAGAGCGCAAGCGTGATCAAGAGCTTTCCCCGCAGCCCATCAGCCCAAATAATCTGGTGTTCTTTCGCGTCGAAGGCAACAAGGAGTACGAACGCATGCACGCCTATGACGATGGGCGGATGACGTTTATACGCATGCCGCCGGGCATTCAGGATCTGCCCGCGTTGTTTTTGGTGGACACCGATAACAAACTCGTGCCGATCAATTACACGGTGCTCGACCGCAAGGGACACGATGACCGCGACGTTCTCAAGGTGGAGCGTACCAATCCCAAATGGCTGTTGAAGATCAAGAAATCTGTCGAAGTCAAGCTCACGAAAGAATAG